A single genomic interval of Drosophila virilis strain 15010-1051.87 chromosome 2, Dvir_AGI_RSII-ME, whole genome shotgun sequence harbors:
- the Nagk gene encoding N-acetyl-D-glucosamine kinase, translating into MRYFGGIEGGATHSHLVICDESGESVGTASGLGTNHWGIGIPTCARRIADMVERCKDEAKIPKDTPLASLGLSLSGCEQEATNRELEQELRSTYPNLAESYAVSSDTMGSMFTASSIGGMVLISGTGSNCLLRNPDGSTANCGGWGHFLGDEGSAWYISYRAIKLVFDDMDNLEKSPLPIDKTWALIREHFSIETRYDMLPHCYAKFDKPFFANLCKKLAQNAEAGDKLALSLFHEAGVLLARMIKSLLPKVHSDLVKSGDLNVVCVGSVWSSWNLLQEAFIKEISKMSIDYNLKLVRITKSSAYGACYLGADSAKFALPRNYADNFTVLHIHPGGSPPKNGLPIKAY; encoded by the exons ATGAGATATTTTGGCGGCATTGAAGG CGGTGCAACGCACTCGCATTTGGTCATCTGCGATGAGAGCGGCGAGTCTGTGGGCACGGCCAGTGGGCTGGGTACAAATCATTGGGGCATTGGCATACCGACATGTGCACGCCGCATTGCTGACATGGTGGAGCGTTGCAAGGATGAGGCCAAGATACCAAAGGACACACCACTAGCGAGCCTGGGTCTGAGTTTGAGCGGCTGTGAGCAG GAGGCCACCAATCGTGAGCTGGAGCAGGAGCTGCGCAGCACATATCCCAATCTGGCCGAGAGCTATGCCGTCTCGAGCGATACCATGGGCAGCATGTTTACCGCCTCCTCCATTGGCGGCATGGTGCTCATCTCCGGCACGGGCTCCAATTGCCTGCTGCGCAATCCGGACGGCAGCACGGCCAACTGCGGCGGCTGGGGTCATTTTCTCGGGGACGAGGGCAGCG CTTGGTACATATCATATCGGGCCATCAAGCTGGTCTTCGACGACATGGATAACCTGGAGAAGTCGCCGCTGCCCATCGATAAGACCTGGGCGCTCATCCGCGAGCATTTTAGCATAGAGACACGCTACGATATGCTGCCGCATTGCTATGCCAAATTCGACAAGCCCTTCTTTGCCAATCTGTGCAAGAAGCTGGCCCAGAATGCGGAAGCCGGCGACAAGCTGGCCTTGTCGCTGTTCCATGAGGCCGGCGTGCTGCTGGCGCGCATGATTAAGTCACTGCTGCCCAAGGTGCACAGCGATCTGGTGAAGTCCGGCGATCTGAATGTCGTCTGCGTGGGCTCTGTGTGGAGCAGCTGGAACCTGCTGCAGGAGGCTTTCATCAAGGAGATCTCAAAGATGAGCATCGACTACAATCTCAAGCTGGTGCGCATCACCAAGAGCAGTGCCTACGGCGCCTGCTACCTGGGCGCCGACAGTGCCAAATTCGCTTTGCCGCGCAACTATGCCGATAACTTTACGGTGCTGCACATTCATCCGGGCGGCAGTCCGCCAAAAAATGGGCTCCCAATTAAAGCCTATTAG
- the SerRS-m gene encoding serine--tRNA ligase, mitochondrial, with amino-acid sequence MKLLTNVRKLLLRCRQSPTLRPMTRTKTTTTTQAHDAADEPALTSAQLDELEQNVQLRQHKNNVPRIRQLVEALRQGGQTQDVIRQQLAAELQQLPNATHPRLLAYDNQPLELANYKHRVLPQQGAKEFSELARALSLYRMEHLGNYTGHKSYYLTGQLAMLEQAIIQYALRSLTRHGFKLISVPDILPREIIESCGMRTEGERTQVYKLDTDQCLSGTSEMALAGFFANRQLMEWELPVKVAAVSRCYRAETSGLHEEKGIYRVHQFTKVEMFAIATPEQSEPMLEEFKNIEIDLFKQLGINFRLLDMPPCELGAPAYQKYDIEAWLPGRQMWGEISSCSNCTDYQAKRLNVKYNRARDAALIHAHTLNGTATAIPRLLIALVESYQSADSIQIPEVLVPFMNGQRTITKNKKIPETKLVKFIRSA; translated from the coding sequence atgaaGCTGCTGACAAATGTGcgcaagctgctgctgcggtgcCGGCAGAGCCCAACGCTGCGGCCAAtgacaagaacaaaaacaacaacaacaacacaggcACATGACGCAGCTGACGAACCGGCGCTAACCAGTGCACAGCTGGATGAGCTGGAGCAGAATGTGCAATTGCGACAGCACAAGAACAATGTGCCACGCATACGGCAGCTGGTGGAGGCACTGCGGCAGGGCGGGCAGACACAGGATGTGATACGCCAGCAGCTAGCGgctgagctgcagcagctgccgaaTGCTACGCATCCGCGCCTGCTTGCCTACGACAATCAACCGCTGGAGTTGGCCAACTATAAGCATCGTGTGCTGCCGCAACAAGGCGCCAAGGAGTTTTCGGAGCTGGCGCGTGCATTGAGTCTGTATCGCATGGAACACCTGGGCAACTATACGGGACACAAGAGCTACTACTTAACGGGTCAGCTGGCCATGCTGGAGCAGGCCATTATACAGTATGCGCTGCGGTCGCTCACCAGGCATGGCTTCAAGCTAATCTCTGTGCCCGACATACTGCCCAGGGAGATCATCGAGAGCTGCGGCATGCGCACCGAGGGCGAGCGCACACAGGTCTACAAATTGGACACGGACCAATGTCTATCGGGCACATCCGAAATGGCGCTCGCCGGCTTCTTTGCCAACAGGCAGCTAATGGAATGGGAGCTGCCAGTAAAAGTGGCCGCCGTGAGTCGTTGCTATCGTGCCGAGACGTCGGGTCTGCACGAGGAGAAGGGCATTTATCGGGTGCATCAGTTCACCAAGGTGGAAATGTTTGCCATTGCCACGCCCGAACAGTCCGAGCCAATGCTCGAAGAGTTCAAGAACATTGAAATTGATCTTTTCAAGCAGCTGGGCATCAATTTTCGACTGCTCGATATGCCGCCCTGTGAGCTGGGCGCGCCCGCCTATCAGAAATACGACATAGAAGCCTGGCTGCCGGGCCGCCAGATGTGGGGCGAAAtttccagctgcagcaactgcaCGGATTACCAGGCCAAGCGCCTAAATGTCAAGTACAATCGTGCCCGCGATGCAGCGCTTATCCATGCCCATACCCTCAATGGCACCGCAACGGCCATTCCCCGCCTGCTGATCGCTCTGGTTGAGTCGTATCAGAGCGCCGACTCCATACAGATACCCGAGGTGCTGGTGCCTTTTATGAATGGACAGCGCACGATTACAAAGAACAAAAAGATTCCCGAGACAAAGCTGGTCAAATTTATCAGGTCAGCCTAA
- the LOC6634887 gene encoding protein FAM50 homolog: MAHYKGAASEAGRAAQLMKKREIQQQEIEFRKKKIEEELKLDKIENKFATHYDAVEQQLKSSTIGLVTLDEMKAKQEDIVREREKKLAQKKDEKDREKQRALEAIQAEKNKQKRQIQALSFNLDDDEEEQGEDEDDLEENKFVKPKAAKWTDLQQDEVPVKKKKICKNPDVDTSFLPDRDREEQENRLREQLRQEWVMQQAELKDEDISITFSYWDGSGHRRNVLMKKGNSIYQFLQKCLELLRKEFIELKTVMADQLMYVKEDLILPHHYSFYDFIVTKARGKSGPLFQFDVHDDVRMISDASVEKEESHAGKVLLRSWYERNKHIFPASRWEPYDPTKSYDKYTIKDKDKDKSKK; this comes from the coding sequence ATGGCTCACTACAAAGGTGCCGCCAGCGAGGCTGGGCGAGCTGCGCAGCTGATGAAGAAGCGCGAGATTCAGCAGCAGGAGATCGAGTTTCggaaaaagaaaattgagGAGGAGCTGAAGCTGGATAAGATTGAGAACAAGTTTGCGACGCACTACGATGCCGTGGAGCAGCAGCTCAAGTCGTCGACCATTGGCCTGGTCACGCTGGATGAGATGAAGGCCAAACAGGAGGACATCGTGCGGGAACGTGAAAAGAAACTAGCGCAAAAGAAAGATGAAAAGGATCGCGAGAAACAACGCGCCCTGGAAGCCATACAAgcggaaaaaaacaaacagaaacgaCAAATACAAGCGTTATCCTTTAATCTAGACGACGACGAGGAAGAGCAGGGCGAAGACGAAGATGATCTGGAGGAAAACAAGTTCGTAAAGCCCAAGGCAGCCAAGTGGACCGATCTACAGCAAGATGAGGTGCCCgtcaagaaaaagaaaatatgcaaaaatccCGATGTGGACACATCGTTTCTGCCAGATCGCGATCGCGAGGAGCAGGAGAATCGATTGCGCGAACAACTGCGTCAGGAATGGGTTATGCAGCAGGCCGAGCTGAAAGACGAGGACATCTCAATCACATTCAGTTACTGGGACGGTTCCGGCCACAGGCGAAATGTGCTCATGAAAAAGGGCAACTCAATCTATCAGTTTCTGCAGAAATGCCTGGAGCTGCTGCGCAAGGAGTTCATCGAGCTGAAAACCGTGATGGCCGATCAACTGATGTACGTCAAGGAGGATTTGATACTGCCGCATCATTACTCCTTTTACGACTTCATTGTGACCAAGGCACGCGGCAAATCCGGGCCGCTCTTCCAGTTCGATGTGCACGACGATGTCCGCATGATAAGCGACGCCTCCGTCGAGAAGGAGGAATCGCATGCGGGCAAAGTGCTGCTGCGTTCATGGTATGAGCGCAACAAGCACATATTCCCAGCCAGTCGGTGGGAGCCATATGATCCCACCAAGTCCTACGACAAATACACAATCAAGGATAAGGATAAAGATAAGAGCAAAAAGTAA
- the LOC6634888 gene encoding aldo-keto reductase family 1 member B7, with product MACTKFLTLNNGEKMPVIGIGTWQAPDAEIEPALDIALEAGYRHIDTALIYRNEKAIGRVLKRWLDAGKVKREELYIVTKLPPTAIRPQDVESTFKQSLANMQLDYVDMYLIHTPFALFGNADGSFQYDDEGRVKVDKSTNHAAVWAEMEKLVASGLTKSIGVSNFSKEQLARILQNCKIRPANNQIEHHVYLQQRDLVDFCKAENVVVTAYSPLGSKGIAKFNAALGIVRDLPDLMDIPEVKEIAAAHKKTPAQVLLRWIIDTDVVAIPKSTNETRLKQNLDVFDFQLSAEEVDRLSALDKNIRVCDFSTMRGVEQHPEFTFKNQYTN from the exons ATGGCTTGCACTAAGTTCTTGACACTAAACAATGGGGAGAAAATGCCTGTCATTGGCATTGGTACCTGGCAG GCACCCGATGCCGAAATCGAACCCGCATTAGATATCGCCCTGGAGGCGGGCTACAGACACATCGACACAGCCCTTATCTATCGCAATGAGAAGGCAATTGGCCGTGTGCTCAAGCGCTGGCTGGATGCGGGCAAGGTAAAGCGGGAGGAGCTCTATATTGTCACCAAACTGCCACCCACTG CCATTCGGCCGCAGGATGTGGAGTCCACCTTTAAGCAGTCGCTGGCCAATATGCAGCTAGACTATGTGGACATGTATTTGATTCACACACCCTTTGCCCTGTTCGGGAATGCGGACGGCAGCTTTCAGTATGACGATGAGGGTCGCGTTAAGGTGGACAAGTCGACTAATCATGCCGCCGTCTGGGCGGAAATGGAGAAACTGGTCGCAAGTGGATTGACCAAATCGATTGGTGTCTCGAACTTTAGCAAGGAGCAGTTGGCACGTATCCTGCAGAACTGCAAAATACGTCCGGCCAACAATCAGATCGAGCATCATGTCTACCTGCAGCAACGGGATCTCGTTGATTTTTGTAAGGCGGAGAACGTGGTCGTTACCGCTTACTCGCCGCTCGGCTCCAAGGGTATTGCCAAGTTCAATGCGGCCCTTGGTATTGTGCGCGACCTCCCGGATCTGATGGACATACCCGAGGTCAAGGAGATTGCCGCCGCGCACAAGAAGACACCCGCCCAGGTGCTGTTGCGCTGGATCATTGACACGGACGTCGTGGCCATACCCAAAAGCACAAATGAGACGCGTCTCAAGCAAAACTTGGATGTGTTTGACTTCCAGCTGAGCGCCGAGGAGGTGGACAGGCTGTCGGCCCTGGACAAGAACATACGCGTTTGCGACTTCTCCACTATGCGCGG TGTGGAACAGCATCCGGAGTTTACCTTCAAGAACCAATACACCAATTAA
- the LOC6634889 gene encoding aldo-keto reductase family 1 member A1, translated as MACTKFVTLNNGEKMPVIGIGTWQAPDDEIETALDVALAAGYRHIDTAPVYGNEKAIGRVLKRWLDAGKVKREELYIVTKLPPIANRPHEVEPTIKQSLADLQLDYVDMYLVHTPFTVFINPDGSFQYDDEGRVKVDKSTNHAAVWAEMEKLVASGLTKSIGVSNFSKEQVARLLQNCKIRPANNQIEHHVYLQQRDLVDFCKAENVVVTAYSPLGSKGIAKFNTAAGVVRDLPDLMDIPEVKEIAAAHKKTPAQVLLRWIIDTGVVAIPKSTNEARLKQNLDVFDFQLSAEEVARLSALDKNIRICDFSFFRGVEQHPEFTFKNQFTN; from the exons ATGGCTTGCACTAAGTTCGTGACACTCAACAACGGAGAGAAAATGCCCGTCATTGGCATTGGCACCTGGCAG gcacccGATGACGAAATCGAAACCGCATTAGATGTCGCCCTGGCGGCGGGCTACAGACACATCGACACGGCGCCAGTCTACGGTAATGAGAAGGCAATTGGACGCGTGCTCAAGCGCTGGCTGGATGCGGGCAAAGTGAAGCGCGAGGAGCTGTATATTGTCACCAAACTGCCGCCCATTG CTAATCGGCCGCATGAGGTGGAGCCCACCATTAAGCAGTCACTGGCCGACCTGCAGCTGGATTATGTGGACATGTATCTGGTTCATACACCCTTTACCGTATTCATCAATCCGGATGGCAGCTTTCAGTATGACGATGAGGGTCGCGTTAAGGTGGACAAGTCGACGAATCATGCCGCCGTTTGGGCGGAAATGGAAAAACTGGTCGCAAGTGGATTGACCAAATCGATTGGCGTGTCGAACTTTAGCAAGGAGCAAGTAGCACGTCTCCTGCAAAACTGCAAAATACGTCCGGCCAACAATCAGATCGAGCATCATGTCTACCTGCAGCAACGGGATCTTGTTGACTTTTGCAAAGCGGAGAACGTGGTAGTTACCGCTTATTCGCCGCTCGGCTCCAAGGGTATTGCCAAGTTCAATACTGCCGCCGGTGTTGTGAGGGATTTGCCGGATCTGATGGACATACCCGAGGTCAAGGAGATTGCCGCCGCACACAAGAAGACACCCGCCCAGGTGCTGCTGCGCTGGATCATCGACACGGGCGTCGTGGCCATACCGAAGAGCACAAATGAGGCGCGTCTCAAGCAAAACTTGGATGTGTTTGACTTCCAGCTGAGCGCCGAGGAGGTAGCCAGGCTGTCGGCCTTGGACAAGAATATACGCATTTGCGACTTTTCCTTTTTCCGCGG TGTGGAGCAACATCCGGAGTTCACTTTCAAGAACCAATTCACCAattag